One window of the Quadrisphaera setariae genome contains the following:
- a CDS encoding ComEA family DNA-binding protein — protein sequence MLDGAPGSGWQEDDDADDGVPAVPAVRDRAALRAGSRRDAREAEQAWRPSLAERLGEARWSLPTSAAVGALVVVAAVVVLLVLSAAASGGASVPTPTPGVAVPVRTPAPLSSSSSAHPAGPPGTQPGASAPGAGGGTGEVVVDVVGQVERPGLVRLPAGSRVDDAVRAAGGARPGADLRRVNLARVLVDGEQLVVPAPGEQLPSAQPAPAGTRPTSVSGISAAGGSAAGTAAGAAAGPVDLNSATLAELDALPGFGPVLAQRILDWRSEHGRFTSVEELGEVPGFGPAALARLTPLLVV from the coding sequence GTGCTGGACGGGGCGCCCGGCTCGGGCTGGCAGGAGGACGACGACGCCGACGACGGCGTCCCCGCCGTCCCCGCGGTCAGGGACCGGGCGGCGCTGCGGGCGGGGTCCCGCCGGGACGCCCGCGAGGCGGAGCAGGCCTGGCGGCCCTCGCTGGCGGAGCGGCTGGGGGAGGCGCGGTGGTCGCTGCCGACCTCGGCGGCGGTCGGAGCCCTGGTCGTCGTCGCCGCGGTCGTGGTGCTGCTGGTGCTGTCCGCCGCTGCCTCGGGCGGGGCGTCGGTGCCCACGCCGACGCCGGGCGTGGCCGTGCCGGTGCGCACGCCTGCGCCGCTGTCGTCGTCGTCCTCCGCGCACCCCGCGGGTCCACCGGGCACGCAGCCCGGCGCCTCGGCTCCCGGGGCGGGAGGGGGGACGGGGGAGGTCGTGGTCGACGTGGTCGGCCAGGTGGAGAGGCCCGGGCTGGTCCGCCTGCCGGCCGGCTCGCGCGTCGACGACGCGGTCCGCGCCGCCGGCGGGGCGCGTCCGGGGGCCGACCTGCGGCGGGTGAACCTGGCCCGGGTGCTCGTGGACGGCGAGCAGCTCGTGGTGCCGGCGCCGGGAGAGCAGCTGCCCAGCGCCCAGCCGGCTCCTGCTGGGACGCGGCCCACCTCGGTCTCAGGCATCTCCGCCGCCGGGGGCAGCGCTGCCGGAACTGCAGCGGGGGCTGCCGCCGGCCCCGTGGACCTCAACAGCGCCACCCTCGCCGAGCTCGACGCCCTGCCCGGCTTCGGGCCGGTGCTGGCCCAGCGGATCCTCGACTGGCGGAGCGAGCACGGACGCTTCACGTCCGTGGAAGAGCTCGGCGAGGTGCCCGGATTCGGCCCAGCCGCTCTGGCGCGGCTCACCCCGCTGCTCGTCGTGTGA